The following are encoded together in the Mycteria americana isolate JAX WOST 10 ecotype Jacksonville Zoo and Gardens chromosome 2, USCA_MyAme_1.0, whole genome shotgun sequence genome:
- the BASP1 gene encoding brain acid soluble protein 1 has translation MGGKLSKKKKGYSVNDEKAKDKDKKAEGAATEEEETPKEAEDAQQTTETTEVKENNKEEKGEKDTQVAANKTEEKEGEKEKTVTQEEAQKPEPEKSEAVVDAKVEPQKNNEQAPKQEEPTAAPAPAASSEAPKTSEPSNDAKASQPSEATAPSKADDKSKEEGEAKKTEAPATPAAQEPKSEVAPASDSKPSSSEAAPSSKETAAATAAPSSTAKASDPAAPPEEAKPSEVPATNSDQTIAVQD, from the coding sequence ATGGGAGGCAAACTGAGCAAGAAGAAGAAGGGGTACAGTGTCAATGATGAAAAAGCTAAAGACAAAGACAAGAAGGCTGAAGGAGCAGCAACTGAGGAAGAGGAGACTCCGAAGGAGGCTGAGGATGCCCAGCAAACCACAGAGACCACAGAAGTGAAGGAGAACAACAAGGAGGAAAAGGGCGAAAAGGATACTCAGGTTGCTGCCAATAAGacggaagaaaaagaaggggagaaggagaaaacagtGACCCAGGAAGAAGCCCAGAAACCAGAACCAGAGAAGTCGGAGGCTGTTGTTGATGCAAAAGTAGAGCCCCAGAAGAACAACGAACAGGCACCCAAGCAAGAGGAGCCgactgcagcccctgctccagctgccagtAGCGAAGCACCCAAAACTTCTGAGCCTAGCAATGATGCAAAAGCTTCCCAGCCTTCAGAAGCCACAGCTCCCAGTAAAGCAGATGACAAGagcaaagaggaaggggaagccaAAAAGACTGAGGCTCCCGCAACGCCTGCAGCCCAAGAACCTAAAAGTGAAGTGGCCCCAGCTTCAGACTCAAAACCTAGCAGCAGCGAGGCTGCGCCTTCTTCCAAGGAGACCGCGGCAGCGACAGCAGCACCTAGTTCCACTGCTAAGGCCTCGgaccctgcagccccaccagAGGAAGCGAAACCTTCTGAAGTTCCAGCGACTAATTCGGATCAAACCATAGCAGTGCAAGATTAA